The Amycolatopsis sp. 195334CR genome window below encodes:
- a CDS encoding methylated-DNA--[protein]-cysteine S-methyltransferase: MDTVAFGSLATEVGKVLVAVTPAGLASTAFDDTAALREGIAARLGLPVVDDPARVEPVLAELREYFDGTRERFGFAVDWRLYSATQQRVLGTLYETVPYGKTVTYGELAELSGTGVPARGIGSIMGSNPIPIVVPCHRVLASTGLGGFSGGEGVPSKRQLLTLEGRLPQGLW, translated from the coding sequence ATGGACACGGTGGCGTTCGGCAGCCTGGCGACCGAGGTGGGAAAGGTGCTGGTCGCGGTCACCCCGGCGGGCCTGGCCTCGACGGCCTTCGACGACACGGCCGCGCTGCGGGAGGGCATCGCCGCGCGGCTCGGCCTGCCGGTGGTGGACGATCCGGCGCGCGTGGAGCCGGTGCTGGCCGAGCTGCGCGAGTACTTCGACGGCACGCGGGAGCGGTTCGGCTTCGCCGTCGACTGGCGCCTGTACTCGGCGACGCAGCAGCGGGTGCTCGGGACGCTGTACGAGACGGTGCCGTACGGCAAGACGGTCACCTATGGTGAGCTGGCCGAGCTCAGCGGGACCGGGGTGCCCGCGCGCGGGATCGGCTCGATCATGGGCAGCAACCCGATCCCGATCGTGGTGCCGTGCCACCGGGTGCTGGCGAGCACCGGCCTGGGCGGGTTCAGCGGGGGCGAGGGGGTGCCGTCGAAACGGCAGCTGCTCACGCTGGAGGGTCGGCTGCCGCAGGGCCTCTGGTGA
- a CDS encoding rhomboid family intramembrane serine protease, whose product MTLPEPSPQPPVPPGKRILPPKPLASLIVVTGFVGLLWVIEGIDTVLAHPFDDDGIWPRTIEQWDGLIWAPMLHFGWDHLAANSVPLLVLGLLATSGGLRQFFGVVTIIWLFAGVGTFLIGSEGVHAGASGLVFGLLTFLLLRGLFARSLLQIVIAVGVFALYGYALWGVLPSEPGVSWEGHLCGAIGGIVAAWMVGRSLRPPKPQLTS is encoded by the coding sequence ATGACGTTGCCCGAGCCGTCGCCCCAGCCGCCGGTCCCGCCCGGCAAGCGGATCCTGCCGCCGAAACCGCTGGCCTCGCTGATCGTGGTGACCGGCTTCGTCGGGCTGCTCTGGGTGATCGAGGGCATCGACACCGTGCTCGCCCACCCCTTCGACGACGACGGCATCTGGCCCCGCACCATCGAGCAGTGGGACGGCCTGATCTGGGCCCCGATGCTCCACTTCGGCTGGGACCACCTCGCCGCGAACTCGGTACCGCTGCTGGTGCTCGGCCTGCTCGCCACCTCCGGCGGCCTCCGCCAGTTCTTCGGCGTGGTCACCATCATCTGGCTCTTCGCCGGCGTCGGCACCTTCCTGATCGGCAGCGAGGGCGTGCACGCCGGCGCCTCCGGACTGGTCTTCGGGCTGCTCACCTTCCTGCTGCTACGCGGCCTGTTTGCTCGCAGCCTGCTGCAGATCGTGATCGCCGTCGGCGTTTTCGCGCTCTACGGCTACGCGCTGTGGGGCGTGCTCCCGAGCGAGCCCGGCGTCTCGTGGGAGGGCCACCTGTGCGGCGCGATCGGCGGGATCGTCGCGGCCTGGATGGTCGGCAGGTCACTCCGACCGCCCAAGCCGCAACTCACCTCCTAG
- a CDS encoding amidohydrolase family protein: MSPESLSRREVFLRGGLIAAGLSVADPLAVALAEEPGAAPESNGRPGVRLTEGTNFSVALSPDGTTLAMDLVTGIWLLPAAGGEARRLTDDLQDATLPNWSPDGKALVFQSYRDGNYHLYSLDVAGGQPRQLTSGPYDHREPAFSPDGKRIALSSDRGGSYGIWLLDPATGQLQALTDTAAEESAPRWSRDGQRVLFTVDDLAIDAITVASGERKTLLTAPAGGKIYGPAFGPDDQTPGYLLLRGATADLMLGDQQVTQGEDVFGFAATWTDSGVLYTGDGRIRRRTAESTVDIPFSAVVPIKRRDYRHRVRDLDSLAPQPVRGIAGPVVSPDGKTIAFRALNALYLVPAGGGKPQRLTSDQYFSSDPDFSPDGKKLVYASDRLGTADLWVRDLASGEDTVLTALPGAQVAPRWSPDGGKIAYTDQDGALWTLDVASKEVRQLTPALFMPGRPSWSGDGSTIALAAVKPFSKRFREGTSQILTVPAGGGELTYTEPMPFRSLATRGDDGPLFSPDGKRMAFTVESTAWVVPVDGKGAFLGEPRQVTREVTDSLAWLDDGTLVYLCKGELRRVAVDGGKPRTIRLDFSWRRPKPAERTVIHVGGLWDGTAEKLRENVDVVVENGRIKEIRPHQGTADVDASGLTAIPGLIDAHNHWHLRGRHWGDRQGRLWLSYGITTTRSPGDPVYQMIETREALESGARLGPRFFGTGEAIDGSRVYYNFMRPTLSPEQLKLELDRAVSLGYDLIKTYVRLPVRLQRETVEAAHRAGIPLSSHYLFPAANLGMDGMEHVGATNRLGYSHTISRTGWTYQDSIELFVRSGMSITPTLFNSKALYADDKSLVEDERTKVLFPQWEYDRLVTDAENAGKPENAYVRDVLAGNVDMVLRVHRAGGFVISGTDTPLDSIAISLHQNLRAMVEFGFTPYEALVTATRNPARRLGLAGRLGELRPGAYADLSLVEGNPLADIRAAAAVRQVFVGGVAHRVDDLLAPFRSPGSASIVNPVLPANTTAAHWWHRPEWSEHVCCGI; the protein is encoded by the coding sequence ATGTCACCCGAAAGCCTGTCCCGCCGTGAGGTGTTCCTGCGCGGCGGCCTGATCGCCGCCGGTCTGAGCGTGGCCGACCCGCTCGCCGTGGCGCTGGCCGAGGAACCCGGAGCGGCTCCCGAAAGCAACGGCCGTCCTGGGGTGCGGCTGACCGAAGGCACGAACTTCTCGGTGGCGCTGTCGCCCGACGGCACCACCCTGGCGATGGACCTGGTCACCGGCATCTGGCTGCTCCCGGCGGCCGGCGGTGAGGCCAGGCGGCTGACCGACGACCTGCAGGACGCGACCCTGCCGAACTGGTCCCCGGACGGCAAAGCACTGGTGTTCCAGTCGTACCGCGACGGGAACTACCACCTGTACTCGCTGGACGTGGCCGGCGGCCAACCGCGCCAGCTCACCAGCGGGCCGTACGACCACCGCGAACCGGCCTTCTCGCCGGACGGCAAGCGGATCGCGCTCAGCAGCGACCGCGGTGGCAGCTACGGGATCTGGCTGCTCGATCCGGCGACCGGGCAGCTCCAGGCGCTGACCGACACCGCCGCGGAGGAGAGCGCGCCGCGCTGGTCCCGCGACGGGCAGCGCGTGCTGTTCACCGTGGACGACCTGGCCATCGACGCGATCACCGTGGCGAGCGGCGAGCGCAAGACGCTGCTGACCGCACCCGCCGGGGGCAAGATCTACGGCCCGGCGTTCGGCCCGGACGACCAGACCCCTGGCTACCTGCTGCTGCGTGGCGCCACCGCCGACCTGATGCTCGGGGACCAGCAGGTGACCCAGGGCGAGGACGTGTTCGGCTTCGCCGCCACCTGGACCGATTCCGGCGTGCTCTACACCGGCGACGGCCGCATCCGCCGCCGCACTGCCGAGTCCACTGTGGACATCCCGTTCAGCGCGGTGGTGCCGATCAAGCGCCGGGACTACCGGCACCGCGTGCGCGACCTCGATTCCCTGGCCCCGCAACCGGTTCGCGGGATCGCCGGCCCGGTGGTCTCCCCGGACGGCAAGACCATCGCCTTCCGCGCACTGAACGCGCTGTACCTGGTGCCCGCCGGTGGCGGCAAGCCGCAGCGCCTCACCTCGGACCAGTACTTCAGCTCCGACCCCGACTTCTCGCCGGACGGCAAGAAGCTGGTCTACGCCAGCGACCGGCTGGGCACCGCCGACCTCTGGGTGCGCGACCTCGCGTCCGGTGAGGACACGGTGCTCACCGCGTTGCCCGGCGCGCAGGTCGCGCCGCGCTGGTCCCCGGACGGCGGCAAGATCGCCTACACCGACCAGGACGGCGCGCTGTGGACGCTGGACGTGGCCTCGAAGGAGGTGCGGCAGCTGACGCCCGCGTTGTTCATGCCGGGCAGGCCGAGCTGGTCCGGTGACGGCAGCACGATCGCGCTGGCCGCGGTGAAGCCGTTCTCCAAGCGGTTCCGCGAGGGCACCAGCCAGATCCTGACCGTGCCCGCCGGTGGCGGCGAACTGACCTACACCGAGCCGATGCCGTTCCGCTCGCTCGCCACCCGCGGTGACGACGGGCCGCTGTTCTCCCCGGACGGCAAGCGAATGGCGTTCACCGTGGAGAGCACCGCGTGGGTGGTGCCGGTGGACGGCAAGGGCGCGTTCCTCGGCGAACCCCGGCAGGTCACCCGCGAGGTGACCGACTCGCTGGCCTGGCTGGACGACGGCACGCTGGTCTACCTGTGCAAGGGCGAGCTGCGCCGGGTCGCGGTGGACGGCGGGAAACCACGCACGATCCGCCTCGACTTCAGCTGGCGGCGCCCGAAACCGGCCGAGCGCACGGTCATCCACGTCGGCGGGCTCTGGGACGGCACGGCCGAGAAGCTGCGTGAGAACGTCGACGTGGTGGTGGAGAACGGGCGGATCAAGGAGATCCGGCCGCACCAGGGCACCGCGGACGTGGACGCGTCCGGGCTGACGGCCATACCGGGCCTGATCGACGCGCACAACCACTGGCACCTGCGCGGCAGGCACTGGGGTGACCGGCAGGGCAGGCTCTGGCTGTCCTACGGCATCACCACCACGCGCTCCCCCGGCGACCCGGTGTACCAGATGATCGAGACCCGCGAGGCGCTCGAATCCGGGGCCCGGCTCGGGCCGCGGTTCTTCGGCACCGGTGAGGCGATCGACGGTTCCCGCGTCTACTACAACTTCATGCGGCCGACGCTTTCGCCGGAGCAGTTGAAGCTGGAATTGGACCGGGCGGTCTCGCTGGGTTACGACCTGATCAAAACCTATGTGCGCCTTCCGGTCCGGCTGCAGCGCGAAACCGTTGAAGCCGCGCACCGGGCGGGCATCCCGCTGTCGTCGCACTACCTGTTCCCGGCGGCGAACCTCGGCATGGACGGGATGGAGCACGTCGGCGCGACCAACCGGCTCGGTTATTCGCACACGATCAGCCGGACCGGGTGGACGTACCAGGACTCGATCGAGTTGTTCGTGCGCTCGGGCATGTCGATAACGCCGACGCTGTTCAACTCCAAGGCCCTCTACGCCGACGACAAGTCACTCGTGGAGGACGAGCGCACCAAGGTCCTATTCCCCCAGTGGGAGTACGACCGGCTGGTCACCGACGCCGAGAACGCGGGCAAGCCGGAGAACGCCTACGTGCGCGACGTGCTGGCCGGGAACGTGGACATGGTGCTGCGCGTGCACCGCGCCGGCGGGTTCGTCATCAGCGGCACGGACACCCCGCTCGACAGCATCGCGATCTCGTTGCACCAGAACCTGCGCGCGATGGTCGAATTCGGCTTCACCCCGTACGAAGCGCTGGTCACCGCGACGCGGAACCCGGCGCGGCGGCTCGGCCTGGCCGGGCGGCTCGGTGAACTGCGGCCGGGGGCGTACGCGGACCTGTCGCTGGTGGAGGGCAACCCGCTGGCGGACATCCGGGCCGCGGCGGCGGTGCGGCAGGTTTTTGTCGGTGGGGTGGCGCACCGGGTGGACGACCTGCTGGCGCCGTTCCGGTCACCGGGTTCGGCGTCCATCGTGAACCCGGTGCTCCCGGCGAACACCACGGCCGCGCACTGGTGGCACCGGCCGGAGTGGTCCGAGCACGTCTGCTGCGGGATCTAG
- a CDS encoding rhomboid family intramembrane serine protease, producing MSTLPAQPTGGGTPATDPAKRVLPDRPKAAALLALGFVVLLYLVELVDVILPANLDNGGIQARTLAGLDGIIWAPALHDGWSHLFANTIPVLVFAFLAMAAGIGRFLVVTGIIWVVGGLGVWLVGPGDAVTVGASGLAFGWLAFLLVRGLFNRSWGQLGVALALLAIWGGMIWGVLPTDPNISWQGHLFGALSGVLAAWLVSRKRAVKPAPATPGNLDV from the coding sequence GTGAGCACACTTCCAGCGCAACCCACCGGCGGCGGCACGCCGGCCACGGATCCGGCCAAGCGCGTGCTGCCCGACCGGCCGAAGGCCGCGGCGCTGCTGGCGCTGGGCTTCGTCGTCCTGCTCTACCTGGTCGAGCTGGTGGACGTGATCCTGCCGGCCAACCTGGACAACGGCGGCATCCAGGCCAGAACGCTGGCCGGGCTGGACGGCATCATCTGGGCGCCCGCCCTGCACGACGGCTGGAGCCACCTGTTCGCCAACACCATCCCGGTGCTGGTCTTCGCCTTCCTCGCGATGGCGGCCGGGATCGGCCGGTTCCTGGTGGTCACCGGCATCATCTGGGTGGTCGGCGGGCTCGGCGTGTGGCTGGTCGGACCGGGGGACGCGGTCACCGTCGGCGCCTCGGGGCTGGCCTTCGGCTGGCTGGCCTTCCTGCTCGTGCGCGGGCTGTTCAACCGCAGCTGGGGCCAGCTGGGCGTGGCACTGGCGCTGCTCGCCATCTGGGGCGGGATGATCTGGGGCGTGCTGCCCACCGATCCGAACATCTCCTGGCAGGGCCACCTGTTCGGCGCGTTGTCCGGCGTGCTCGCGGCCTGGCTGGTCAGCCGGAAACGCGCGGTCAAGCCCGCCCCGGCCACCCCCGGTAACCTCGACGTGTGA
- the murI gene encoding glutamate racemase, with amino-acid sequence MTDPSAPIGVFDSGVGGLTVARAIVDQLPGEQLRYVGDTAHNPYGPLPIARARELALAALDDLVESGVKALVIACNTASAACLRDARERYDVPVVEVVLPAVRRAVAATHSGRIGVIGTEGTIRSRAYEDAFAAARDVEVTSVACPRFVDFVERGVTSGRQVLGLAQGYLDPLLRAEVDTLVLGCTHYPLLTGVLQIVMGQEVTLVSSAEETAKDLVRVLTELDLFAERTEPPRHEFTATGSAEPFTRLAQRFMGFTPGVFSAMSG; translated from the coding sequence GTGACCGACCCCAGTGCGCCCATCGGCGTCTTCGACTCCGGCGTCGGCGGGCTCACCGTGGCCAGGGCGATCGTCGACCAGCTGCCCGGCGAGCAACTCCGGTACGTCGGCGACACCGCGCACAACCCCTACGGCCCGCTGCCCATCGCCAGGGCGCGGGAGCTGGCGCTGGCCGCACTGGACGACCTCGTCGAGAGCGGGGTCAAGGCACTGGTGATCGCCTGCAACACCGCTTCGGCCGCCTGCCTGCGCGACGCGCGCGAGCGGTACGACGTGCCGGTGGTGGAGGTGGTGCTCCCGGCCGTGCGGCGCGCGGTCGCCGCCACGCACTCCGGCCGCATCGGGGTGATCGGCACCGAGGGCACCATCCGCTCCCGCGCCTACGAGGACGCCTTCGCCGCGGCCAGGGACGTCGAGGTGACCAGCGTCGCGTGCCCGCGGTTCGTCGACTTCGTCGAGCGCGGGGTGACCTCTGGCCGCCAGGTGCTCGGCCTGGCCCAGGGCTACCTCGACCCGCTGCTGCGGGCGGAGGTCGACACGCTGGTGCTGGGTTGCACCCACTACCCGCTGCTCACCGGCGTGCTGCAGATCGTCATGGGCCAGGAGGTCACGCTGGTCTCCAGCGCCGAGGAGACGGCCAAGGACCTGGTGCGCGTGCTGACCGAGCTGGACCTGTTCGCCGAGCGGACCGAGCCGCCGCGCCACGAGTTCACCGCCACCGGGTCCGCCGAGCCCTTCACCCGGCTGGCCCAGCGTTTCATGGGATTCACCCCAGGTGTGTTCTCGGCCATGAGCGGTTAG